The following proteins come from a genomic window of Corallococcus sp. NCRR:
- the kdpA gene encoding potassium-transporting ATPase subunit KdpA, with translation MTLIGWLQTLLFFTLVLALTKPVGLYLFRAFEADTQPLPRVLGPIERALLRLCGVDPKHEQTWGQYTVALLAFSAVGLAVLFALQRLQHVLPLNPQGLPAVGPALAFNTAASFVANTNWQAYAGESTMSYATQMLGLTWQNFVSAATGLGVALALARGLTRRSLGNFWIDLVRGTLYVLLPLSFLAALFFVSQGVLQNLAPYPEHTTVEGVKQTLAFGPVASQETIKMLGTNGGGFFNANSAHPFENPTPLTNLVQLLLIFLLPAGLTYTYGKMTGDTKQGWALFAAMSVLFLVGAAASYAAESQSNPALTAANVLQTGNMEGKETRFGVAASTLFATVTTDASCGAVNSMHDSFTALGGLVPMVNMQLGEVIFGGVGAGLYGILVMAVLAVFIAGLMVGRTPEFLGKKIEAREMTLAMLYVLVFPLVILGLSAVGAVLPQGTSSLNNAGPHGLSEILYAFTSGVANNGSAFAGLNANTPFWNISLGVSMLAGRFLMMVPVLALAGSLVGKKTVAPGPGTFPTNGVLFTGLLVSVVVVVGALTFFPALSLGPIVEHFLGAAGKVF, from the coding sequence ATGACCCTCATTGGCTGGCTCCAGACCCTGCTGTTCTTCACCCTCGTCCTCGCGCTGACGAAGCCCGTGGGCCTCTACCTCTTCCGCGCCTTCGAGGCCGACACCCAACCCCTTCCCCGCGTGCTCGGTCCCATCGAGCGCGCCCTGCTGCGCCTTTGCGGCGTGGACCCCAAACACGAGCAGACATGGGGCCAGTACACCGTCGCCCTGCTCGCCTTCAGCGCCGTGGGCCTCGCCGTCCTCTTCGCGCTCCAGCGGCTCCAGCACGTGCTCCCGCTCAACCCCCAGGGCCTGCCCGCCGTGGGCCCGGCGCTCGCCTTCAACACCGCCGCTAGCTTCGTGGCCAACACCAACTGGCAGGCATACGCCGGTGAATCCACGATGAGCTACGCCACCCAGATGCTGGGGCTGACGTGGCAGAACTTCGTCTCCGCCGCCACGGGCCTCGGCGTCGCGCTCGCCCTCGCGCGAGGCCTCACCCGCCGGAGCCTGGGCAACTTCTGGATCGACCTGGTGCGCGGCACGCTCTACGTGCTCCTGCCCCTGAGCTTCCTCGCGGCCCTGTTCTTCGTGTCGCAAGGCGTGCTCCAGAACCTCGCGCCGTACCCCGAGCACACCACCGTGGAGGGCGTGAAGCAGACGCTCGCCTTCGGTCCCGTGGCCTCGCAAGAGACCATCAAGATGCTGGGCACCAACGGCGGCGGCTTCTTCAACGCCAACAGCGCCCACCCCTTCGAAAACCCCACCCCGCTCACCAACCTGGTCCAATTGCTGCTCATCTTCCTGCTGCCCGCGGGGCTCACGTACACCTACGGCAAGATGACCGGCGACACGAAGCAGGGCTGGGCCCTCTTCGCGGCCATGTCCGTCCTCTTCCTCGTGGGCGCGGCGGCAAGCTACGCCGCCGAATCGCAATCCAACCCCGCGCTCACCGCCGCGAACGTCCTCCAGACCGGAAACATGGAAGGAAAGGAGACGCGCTTCGGCGTCGCGGCCTCCACGCTGTTCGCCACCGTCACCACCGACGCGTCCTGCGGCGCGGTCAATTCCATGCATGACAGCTTCACGGCGCTCGGCGGGCTGGTGCCCATGGTCAACATGCAGTTGGGCGAGGTCATCTTCGGCGGCGTCGGCGCGGGCCTCTACGGCATCCTCGTGATGGCGGTGCTCGCGGTCTTCATCGCGGGCCTCATGGTGGGCCGCACGCCGGAGTTCCTCGGCAAGAAGATCGAAGCGCGAGAGATGACGCTCGCGATGCTGTACGTGCTCGTCTTCCCGCTGGTCATCCTGGGCCTGTCCGCCGTGGGCGCGGTGCTCCCGCAGGGCACGTCATCCCTCAACAACGCGGGGCCGCACGGCCTGTCCGAAATCCTCTACGCGTTCACCAGCGGTGTCGCCAACAACGGCAGCGCCTTCGCGGGCCTCAACGCCAACACGCCGTTCTGGAACATCAGCCTGGGCGTGTCGATGCTCGCGGGCCGCTTCCTGATGATGGTGCCGGTGCTGGCGCTGGCGGGCTCGCTCGTGGGCAAGAAGACCGTGGCCCCCGGGCCCGGCACCTTTCCCACGAATGGAGTCCTCTTCACCGGCCTGCTCGTGAGCGTCGTCGTCGTCGTGGGCGCGCTGACGTTCTTCCCCGCGCTGTCCCTGGGCCCCATCGTCGAGCACTTCCTCGGCGCGGCCGGAAAGGTGTTCTGA
- the kdpF gene encoding K(+)-transporting ATPase subunit F, protein MSFEYAAGTALAVLLSIYLVYALLRPERF, encoded by the coding sequence ATGAGCTTCGAATACGCCGCAGGGACCGCGCTCGCGGTCCTCCTCTCCATCTACCTCGTCTACGCCCTGCTTCGGCCCGAGCGCTTCTAG